The Pithys albifrons albifrons isolate INPA30051 chromosome 5, PitAlb_v1, whole genome shotgun sequence genomic interval GAGGGGACCAAACTCTCCCCAGAGTCACCTCTCAGACATTCCAAGATGTCCCAGTGCTAATTCTACCtttgttctcctttcttctccctaGGACAAAGAGCCAAAATTCCCACTCATGTTGATCCTTTGGCCACTGCCCAGCTTGTGCAAACTCCACTTGgcaacatttttcttccctttactGTGAATCATGGTAAAAAAACTGTCCAGGAAAGGGAGAACTGAGCCCACTTTGCCCATGTTTTCAAGCTGAGAGTTGGGTTTTGCCACCTCAGTGACTGTGCATGTAGGATTTGGTTATTATTCTGCCAGGGCATAAGCACTAGCGTGATCTTAAGCATTTTCCCTTCTAATGACTGCATTCATGCTCAGAATTAGTAGCTGAGTGTTTTCTGAAGCTAGGCCTGTGTtatctccatccctggaataTGTGATGCCACGTGGGatggctgtgggtgctgttTGGAATGGCTGTACTGAAGGCTGATGTTTGTCCCGTTGGAATCCAGCTGGGATGTGCCCCCTGTGACTCCTGAGTGAGGCTTGGATCCCGTTTTTAAGTAGACCCTGGGCCAAGAGAGTGCCCCAAAGCGTCACTCGTttggggacagggtggcacaACTGCCCAATGTTGGGGCAAATTCCTAAAGCTTCAGGTTGCATAAACATCCCACGGGTTTGGAGGCTTCCCCAAACCTTGATCCCACTGACTTTGGGAAGGAAGAGGGCTCTGGGGAAGGGAAACTAGCTTGGATTTCCAAGCTTTTTTCTTGCTGCAGCCAGCTTGGGTATTGGTAAGACTAAGGGGACCAAGGCAGAGGTGGGAGAGTATTTCTGCTCCCAGGGTTGGTCACAACCCAGGAGAGGAGTGGAACTACAGAAGGAGACCACAAGGAAATGAAAACgcagctctgctgagcctcCAAAGAGGCTCCTGCTGGAAGATCATTCCTTGTTGCCTTCTGTTACCAGGACAGGCTCATCCTGCTCCTCAAGGATGTCCTACCCTCTTGCAACCATGGTAGCCATGGGCTGGCAAGAGGGAGTCGTCTGGTAGAGATATGTCTGGTTTCACTGAGATCAGTGGCCAACCTCACACTGACTTCACTAAGACCATCGTCTAGACAGGATACTTTGATGCAGAACAGTGAGTTTGCTCCTCATCCTGAGAGCTTTGCTCCATTAGCCAATGTGGCTAAAAAGgtcctggaaaaaaaccaaaaaacccaccaacaaaCCTGCCACTTTGAACCGTTTTGCTGCACATAAATGCTtggaaaaccaaagaaaccGAATACAACCCTCCAAACCAACCAGCCGAGGAGGGGTGAATTGTAGGAGAGGGGGTGGCAGCCTCTAGCCAAGTAACAGTCATGGCAGATTATAGGAGAGCCAACTGACCCTCATCAGCTGtactgggaaaaaaccccaaaggagATGTCGCATTATCGAGAGAAAACCAACGCGCATCCACAGTTATTTTACCTACGGAGCACAGAATTAGTGGGAGCGCGTTATCCTTCGGAAGATCACTGGCTGGAGTAGGTAGTACATGCACAGCAATAAAAAATCACGTTGTGTTGTAGTGGTCCCTCCTCAGATCTCAGTGGACTCTATTCTCTCCAGCCTGGAGGGAGTCcatgttttcttctcctcagTGTGCGGGGGGCTGGTGGCCTTGGTGTTCATCTCGTTCACCTtgtgctccagcagctggtTCTTCTGGTACATCTCCACGTagttcagctgcagctgcttctggtACTTGATgaccttctccttctcctcctgccacGTGCGCCGCTCCTCCTCGAAGTCCATCACCTGCTGCTCCCGCTGCTGCCGCTCCAGCTTCAGCTCCGTCTGCAGCCGCTCCACCTCCTTCCGCAGGGCGTTCACGCTGTCCTCACTCTGCCGCTGCATCTTGGCCTCGTCGCTCTCGCACGCCAGCGGGTCCCGCAGCTTCTCGCCGAGGTCGCCCCCGAACGGCGCCGGCGGCCCCATGCTGGCAAGTGTCCGCTTCAGGCCGGAGACCTCCAGCTCACAGTGGTTCAGTTTTTCCCTCAGCACCTGTACTTCGCTCATCTTGCGCTGCAGTTCGCCCTCGCAGATCTCCAGGTTGACGCTCTTGGAGCTGTAGGAGTCCTTCAGGGTGAGGAtctgctcctccttctcccGTAGGAAGTTCTTGCCTTCCTTGAGCTGCGAGCGCAGCCCCACGATTTCGTTGAGCTTCTGGGAGACGTCTGCCTGGGagtccttcagctgctgcttgagcagggagatCTCACCTGCCTTCTGGCACACCTGTGGGAAGAGCATCCGTGAGGCTgggggatggcagcagcagggagccACCACCCCTGCCAGTGACAAACACCCTGCTCAGGGACTGAGTGCCAGCCTTCACCAGGACCCAGACCGTGCCAAAGACCTAAAGGTTGTCCCCATGTCTGTGGAGGAGATGTGTTTTTTCCTGGCTCTCAGGACCTGATGCTGTTCCCAGCTGGAGTTGTCCAAACAGCTAAGCCAAGTGCTGTGGTTCTCCCCAGCATCGAGACAGCGACACTTCCCTCCTTGGATCTGCCTTACTCACCCAACCACAAGCCTGTGGTGCTcaaccccaaaccctctgctCTCCGCTGGAGTTTTCCCACTGATCTCAGTGGCATCTGAACCTTGAACAAGCCTGAGACAGAAACAACTCAGACCTAACGACCACCCAGGCTCTCCCTGAGCACTGGGAGAGTAGGACAGGATGATGATGTTACTTAATCACCATATGATGCCTTCCTTCCCAAAGACTCCTAAaaaaccctggaagtgttcaaggcttCAAGGagggggcttggagcaacctggtctactggaaaggtgtccctgcccacagcaggaggctggaatgagatggtctttcaggtcccttaacagagctgggcagagcaggtggcCACAGGAGGGACAATGCAGCCTCCCTGTTCTGGGTTGTATTTCAGAGACTTTGCAACAAGCCTCTAATAAGCTCTGCTGAACATCTGCAAATAGCACATTTCAGAGCCCAATTAATCCCAGCTTCATCGACTTCCCATCAGGATTAGCAGAATAGGGTCTTCTTGATTCTAGAGCtacattttccctctgcacTCTTAATAAAGTTTCTAGCCAGTCTCATGGAAGGATTAAAATTCTTCACATGATCAAGCTGAAAAAAAGGGTAAGTTAGCACTGGCTATACAAACAGACTTTGATAAAATGTTCTAAAAATAGAAACAGTGGGGAAAAATTATGTAGGACTCAACAGGAGAACTAGAAAGAGGAATTTGCCTTTCAGCCTTTTAAGAGAGATAAACATATTAACAACTGAGAACAGTGTGTTGCAATGGAAAGCATGAGGTAGACTTGGCTATCAATATAGTTTTTAGCTCAGTTGCTTTTTAtcttcagtggaaaaaaaaaatcaaatatttgaaaagcagTTTCAAGGTTTCCCCAAACACAGACCTTACaagaatttaattaaaatggaCTTAAACTTGGTTTTGGTAGGCACAAATACCTGTATGGAAAGAGTTGTGTTCCCTGAGACTGCATTTAAGAGTCACAACTTGGAGTGAGAAGACTGTGAAGTCAAATTATTAACCAGCACTGGAGGTGTGCACAGCAAGTTGTGCTTATTTTAGTTTAGTGGAAAACAACAGGTTTGGGACTCAGATAAATGAAGTGACAAATGTCATCTCTTACCTGGAGGCCACCAACCCATAGCCATTATCTGTGGGGCCCACTTAGGGCACGTGGGAGGAACTTTGGGCTACCAGAACCCTTGATGAAAACCTCACCCAAGGTCTGCTACAACAAGGCTCTTACCTCCCACTTGGTCTCTTCAATCTTTGGGAGAAACTCAGCCTGCTCCTTCTTGAAAGCCACAAatttcctctccagctcctctcGCTGCTGGAGGAGTTGTCCTATGTCATCTTggagtttttttttctcctgctggagCTTGAAAATTTGGAGCTGCAAAGACTGCTGAGCCCGCTGCGCCTTTTTGGAGACCTGCTGCAACTTGTTGGCATAGTTCTGCCTCAGGTCCTCCATCTCCCTCTCCCAGATCTTCTGCTTCTCCTCGAACACCTGGAAGATGGCTGCCTCGCTCTTGTCCAAGTTCCTCCGCatctggagcacctcctgctccttctcccacagcctgtcctccAGGTCCTGGATGATGTCGTCCGTGGAAGGCGAGTGGAAAGGCATCGTTTCGTTGAGATGGTTCAGCCTGCTGAAGGAGGAGGTGCTCTTGCTCGAGGACCGCCCGCTGTCTGAGGTAGATATCCCGTTGTATCCCACGATGTTCTTCTCCACGTAGGTGGTGCCGATGCGGTTGATGTGGCTGGTGGAGGCGCTCATGGGCCCCACGTGCTGGCTGTAGCCCGTCCCATAGGTGGGCAGGCTGGTCAGGGAGTTCCGCCCCGAATCCGAGAGCCCCCCACCTTGGTTTGTAGTCCTGTTAAGGCTGCCCTTGTCGAGCCCGCTCTTGGGTGCGGACGGGCTATTGCTGTTGGCGTGGGTCAAGCTCTTCCTGTTCTCTGTCATCCCGTTGCTCTGCGGCGGGCAGAGGTTCTGCATGGAATGGAAGTTTTTAGGAACTACTGGTTTAAAGGCTGAGGGTCTAACTAAGGGCTCATTgctctgcaaaaggaaaaaggacCACGCATCAAACACAGCAGGAGGCTCGGTAACGACACAACAAAAAAGAGACACAGCGACGCAGGGTGGGGCTGCTGGGGTTATGTCACCTCGGGCTGGCTCCCTATGACATCTCCTCACACTCTGGGCCTTTTGGGGTTGTGCATGAGGGGCCTGTGCTCACTGGTAGGACAACACTTTTGTCTTCCCTTGCACCAAATGAAAAAGAGATACTCTTGACTGACCCCAAATCTGCATGATTTGCCCCCTAGAATGCTCCTTGGGCTGCCACTTGCCTACTCAACCTGATCAAAACAACTCTGACTTCAGCTGATTATATTTTGGAGGACTCTTGGCCTTGAAGGTGCATCACCCTGTTGCTGAATGCTGAATTCAACCCTTGGATAAGCAGCTGTTTTGGCCCAGGAGCATCACGTTTCCCTCCTGCTGGGAGTGATCTCTTCCTGTGTGGACCTCATGCTCTGATaggagcaggaaggagctgcAACCCCAGCAATGACTCCAGGCAAGCAACATGCTGAGGCTGCTCTTCACTtgaatatttgtgttttctatGGGTCTAAGTGATGCAGGGGGGCAGAATGGACCACAGGAgtttaaaaaaggattttaaaaccTTGCACGTTCCTGGCCCTGTGAAAGCAcctacagaaacaaaatttccTCAAAATGGGATTGAGTCTCCCCTGCTGCACATTGGATTTTAGGTGAAAATTAAACCAGAGGAATCAAAGATGTTTTGGAAATGTCTTCTGGGAGAAACAGAAGGAGCCCTGGGAGGAAACCAAAACCTTGATGTCTGGCATGTGAGACTGAGATGGACTGTGGGGGCCGGTGGATTAACAATCCAGGAGAAAAGGCCAccaaatgctgcagaaataaCAGTGGACACAAATTATGGAAGTCACTGGAGCAGAGCACCAGGTGACATAAAACAACACTGGCTCTGGGGCTCTGGGAGATTTGATCCCTGAAGGAATGTGAGCCACaaggactgggctgggctgggtgacaacATTTACAGGGGAAGTTTCAAGCCTTGTCAGCTTGTTCCTCACAAGGGATTCAGAGCAGAtgctcagagctgctttcaAGCCACAGCTTTAGGTGGCAGTGGGTGGTTGGAGATTGTCTATAAATGGTACAAAACATGAGTGGGACTCACATGCTGGACCTAATGAAACAAAAGCCAACTCCagctcctccccatccctcaggGAGGTAGGCACAGCATCATGGAGAGGTTGGAGTAGCCAGTGACTTAAACATTGGTTTGAATGAGCTGGAAACCATTGTGGAATACCTGTGATCCTGATCTTGGCTTCCTCAAGAACTAACAATCCCCCTGAAAACGGTGAGAATTATATTATCTGTACATAAAACATACAAAGTAAGAACTGGACTATCTGCCAGGATGGCCTGTTTGCCCAAGGCTTCCTGGCCTGTGTTTTCAGGGCCGTGCCGTGGTCATcaagcagctccaggaggtgGAGGGTCTCACCTGGTCGAGTTTGCCAGAGATTGGCAATATCTTTGGTGGGTTACCGGACTCTCGGTACTGGGGAGGAGGCGGCAGGTTCTTCTCGTTGTTGGTGGTCACGTTGCCACAGATGTCCATCTTCACCTTCTCGCTCTTGCGCAGGTCGCCGTTGATGTAGAGCGAGTTGGAGACTTTCTCCGACTTGTAGGTCTTCT includes:
- the LZTS3 gene encoding leucine zipper putative tumor suppressor 3, with amino-acid sequence MATLETLPVLSDPTYPSPENLPGFAPRPSRSTPQSTMGSVGSGVANDQEFAMKSVGTRTQGSGRQPEGSRNGYSTREISARYSGEEKTYKSEKVSNSLYINGDLRKSEKVKMDICGNVTTNNEKNLPPPPQYRESGNPPKILPISGKLDQSNEPLVRPSAFKPVVPKNFHSMQNLCPPQSNGMTENRKSLTHANSNSPSAPKSGLDKGSLNRTTNQGGGLSDSGRNSLTSLPTYGTGYSQHVGPMSASTSHINRIGTTYVEKNIVGYNGISTSDSGRSSSKSTSSFSRLNHLNETMPFHSPSTDDIIQDLEDRLWEKEQEVLQMRRNLDKSEAAIFQVFEEKQKIWEREMEDLRQNYANKLQQVSKKAQRAQQSLQLQIFKLQQEKKKLQDDIGQLLQQREELERKFVAFKKEQAEFLPKIEETKWEVCQKAGEISLLKQQLKDSQADVSQKLNEIVGLRSQLKEGKNFLREKEEQILTLKDSYSSKSVNLEICEGELQRKMSEVQVLREKLNHCELEVSGLKRTLASMGPPAPFGGDLGEKLRDPLACESDEAKMQRQSEDSVNALRKEVERLQTELKLERQQREQQVMDFEEERRTWQEEKEKVIKYQKQLQLNYVEMYQKNQLLEHKVNEMNTKATSPPHTEEKKTWTPSRLERIESTEI